A window of the Oncorhynchus masou masou isolate Uvic2021 chromosome 13, UVic_Omas_1.1, whole genome shotgun sequence genome harbors these coding sequences:
- the LOC135552649 gene encoding serine/arginine repetitive matrix protein 2-like isoform X2, producing MNTIEDDANQSPQSSSTPQRRPRRAFPCFWRGTCPTAAAGGSLLQLKTSKQHFMVRVVRMLLKGFLLSCFLVVPRSVGAERFGMFLMESKHAFVCFPQTIPIFSLNPVSSKAGSEGELCHGADNLGYSGSTKTLASSVMEVEAEAEHLDPCLGLEDEDLSPLSLPPTLSITEEIMQFINQSRVREGMAELKHDIDSPLDESLEDQTTEPPPCPVAQQENDQLQPSPTEETYKSQDPHPNSPEEITVQLEGSRTKMEDQTLPSRLSSESSEEGGCEGGESTALPSDVKEEMPQEESTSAKETETVEERTTSEVEDEQTVKTPTPLSPVSLSDKREREKELCFDLPNEDKPSEAPISHLSIPKDTVQSPLEPKKETQLTKSDRQIIEKIRSYYEAAEAEAGDAGEGDSIPTPRRNSFSLIIPTGLVKDSVSRFAVFGHQDSLCDSESGRSDGGAEPEPELELPDQGEGALSPDCSSTSAAGSQEDHSQAPGQGEPAVEECSRFEPGSELLPYKELMKEWKEKEKVGAAVSTEKEITLNLLTDINKEPSCSDEAAKVITEDQQVINGHGPIPSDLDSEPKEAQKDSTVPPLTGLHDSKTAPVSQAGLGRIRDRSSLTGNLEGLPNQIKVGRWSRHCKMVSSSQTLYEGAAVADVAGIGLFEASPGDPCLVENSERILSKVQMLARMYSAKASIMKVPLHHKRVCVGRAPWTGTTRHSVPPQAQPPQQHHGEKITVKRAQSHSTGCQEITSVSSEPQLFGHVLVSEQLSPTYRQQENSYVLAGPRDSFSNLGSTSITSPPSSPLTTPPKNPHFGPDEVVMTAVEGKLMVNQSEEVISEAEMQRPHSKKGFPVQEGPIQGVRIEVPADGHPGTPEMSVNLSRTQAEQKGHHLYSIREDPSLGTATSLAGPFGNKDRSPGVGAAEELMKTIQQQAPTEPETSQLVKPGEDNLNTKIMSPYVASGAERGSSPQVAPGHQSKAESTKEKPRDATLDDRDVSLASSKISPHSSDTSPTQQRSISGLTEGSNPLVRHPTQSPMTEPMQATHTSGQRVKESQVPEDSKEKEGGMVPHPWSLLQSPAHIPPPEVQSSDCLPKFTSQRPPNLHLPTSMGRRSLPINWNGSNNATLPSQRLPPAPLKSREPGQDPSAPSIHASGLSPIRQPSSQSSLERSATLPPGIGHPMDAKPPSAFSPSLHHRSPSPIRGLPCSSPTPSALTKSLAAFCISQSISQSLAKNNARLQDHATPFPGSPAPLAPAPTASPLRMRSPSPKLTSGPSGPPLSPPSPLRSTSLRSSPCASPSPALSPPPYRSQHSVSPAPPVSLHHTASSSASPRPRPVALAQPRHIGLNGNSNNNNNTTNGGLAVNHRKPPLASTNSIPHPHDSHWSGSAHTSNRVARPFSASEPSSRVQSPSPSPSPFSRICSPPPVQNHTGPLMNKPPNPRSTRAGGASPFNHLGLSLELPRTSSACSSGITSPRITSPPPIGVPANVWGVAAPQPRHAKLAFPSSSIASPTWRGGLSPSPSIQRSYSTTSPPPSGFSSCSPTPSQNLRRTKGSSLPFLSLADRPPSPVRNGRRSWVESGRRRAVGAEQESGLMSPRGGSYSNSDSYSGSNSGSPSCLSPCTLSPVRLAPGKSNHGGQHFTSIAWPDVRELLTKYDSGDSPDRSALTSPVWPQDEWGDPDLGEDSCRSRLICAYVPRASPAPDMSAPIQCPNRSEPKPEDASSMQAARRTLKTSYATTVNLQIAGSGRITSFSNTQVSLSQTLAPVVDSQGRRRVSINACNLTLPVPQNCNRL from the exons ATGAATACCATCGAGGACGACGCCAATCAG agccCCCAGAGTTCATCTACACCCCAGAGAAGGCCAAGAAGAGCCTTCCCCTGCTTCTGGAGGGGAACCTGTCCTACCGCCGCGGCAGGAGGCAGTCTG CTCCAACTAAAGACTTCGAAACAGCATTTCATGGTGAGAGTGGTGAGAATGCTTCTTAAAGGATTTTTGTTATCTTGTTTCCTGGTAGTGCCTCGGTCAGTCGGGGCTGAAAGATTTGGTATGTTTTTAATGGAAAGTAAACACGCATTTGTTTGTTTCCCACAAACCATTCCTATCTTCTCATTGAATCCAGTCTCTTCAAAG GCTGGCAGCGAGGGGGAGCTGTGTCATGGGGCAGATAACCTGGGATACTCAGGCAGCACCAAAACCCTGGCCTCCTCTGTGATGGAGGTGGAAGCTGAGGCAGAGCATCTGGACCCCTGCCTGGGCCTGGAAGATGAGGATCTATCCCCCCTGAGCCTCCCGCCCACCCTCTCCATCACCGAGGAGATCATGCAGTTCATTAACCAGAGCCGCGTGCGAGAGGGAATGGCCGAACTCAAGCATGACATA GATTCACCCCTGGATGAGTCTCTGGAGGACCAAACAACTGAGCCACCTCCATGTCCAGTTGCTCAGCAAGAAAATGACCAGCTGCAGCCTTCCCCTACAGAGGAGACTTACAAGTCGCAAGACCCCCATCCCAATAGTCCAGAGGAGATAACAGTGCAACTGGAGGGGAGCAGAACCAAAATGGAAGACCAAACTCTTCCATCCCGTCTGTCCAGTGAGTCCTCAGAGGAGGGAGGTTGTGAAGGTGGAGAGTCAACAGCTTTGCCATCTGATGTCAAAGAGGAGATGCCTCAGGAGGAGAGCACATCAGCCAAAGAAACCGAGACAGTTGAGGAAAGAACTACATCAGAGGTGGAGGACGAGCAAACGGTCAAAACCCcgacacctctctctcctgtaaGCCTCTCTGacaaaagggagagggagaaagaactcTGTTTTGACCTCCCCAACGAGGACAAACCCTCAGAAGCTCcaatctctcatctctccatcccaaaGGACACTGTACAGAGCCCTCTGGAGCCCAAGAAAGAGACCCAGCTCACCAAGTCCGACAGGCAGATCATCGAGAAGATCCGCAGCTACTACGAGGCAGCTGAGGCTGAGGCAGGAGATGCAGGAGAAGGTGACAGCATCCCCACCCCCAGGAGAAACAGCTTCTCCCTCATCATCCCCACCGGCCTGGTCAAAGACTCTGTGTCCCGCTTTGCTGTCTTTGGCCACCAGGACAGCTTGTGTGACTCGGAGAGTGGGCGCTCTGATGGAGGGGCAGAACCAGAGCCTGAGTTAGAGCTGCCTGACCAGGGAGAGGGAGCCCTCAGTCCAGACTGTTCCTCCACTTCTGCTGCTGGTTCCCAGGAAGATCACAGCCAGGCACCAGGTCAGGGTGAGCCTGCTGTGGAGGAATGTAGCAGGTTTGAGCCAGGGAGCGAGCTCCTCCCCTACAAAGAGTTGATGAAGGagtggaaagagaaggagaaagtagGAGCCGCTGTTAGTACAGAGAAGGAAATCACACTTAACCTGTTAACAGACATAAACAAAGAGCCCTCATGCAGTGATGAAGCAGCCAAAGTGATCACAGAAGACCAGCAAGTAATCAACGGCCACGGACCAATTCCAAGTGATCTGGACTCAGAACCTAAAGAGGCCCAGAAagactctactgtccctccacTTACAGGCCTCCACGACAGTAAGACCGCCCCAGTGTCCCAGGCTGGGTTGGGAAGAATCAGAGACAGGAGCTCCCTCACTGGGAACCTAGAGGGCTTACCCAACCAGATCAAGGTGGGCCGCTGGTCCCGCCACTGTAAGATGGTGTCCTCCAGCCAGACCCTGTACGAGGGGGCAGCGGTCGCAGACGTGGCAGGGATAGGCCTGTTCGAGGCCAGCCCCGGTGATCCATGTCTGGTGGAGAACTCGGAGAGGATCCTCAGTAAGGTTCAAATGCTGGCTCGCATGTACAGCGCCAAGGCCAGCATCATGAAGGTGCCTCTTCACCacaagagggtgtgtgtgggtcGTGCACCGTGGACCGGCACCACCAGGCACAGTGTCCCTCCTCAGGCCCAGCCGCCACAGCAGCATCATGGGGAGAAGATTACAGTAAAGAGAGCTCAGAGCCATTCCACTG GTTGCCAGGAGATTACTTCAGTCTCCTCAGAACCCCAGCTCTTTGGCCACGTCCTTGTCAGTGAACAGCTGTCCCCCACCTACCGCCAGCAGGAGAATAGCTACGTCCTGGCCGGACCCAGGGACAGTTTTTCCAACCTGGGATCTACGTCCAttacctctccaccctcctcccctctgacCACCCCACCAAAAAACCCTCATTTTGGGCCTGATGAGGTAGTGATGACTGCTGTGGAGGGGAAGCTTATGGTGAACCAGTCTGAGGAAGTCATCTCAGAAGCTGAGATGCAGAGGCCTCACTCCAAGAAGGGCTTCCCAGTCCAGGAAGGCCCCATCCAAGGGGTAAGGATTGAGGTTCCAGCTGATGGTCATCCAGGGACCCCAGAGATGTCTGTGAATCTCAGCAGGACTCAGGCAGAGCAGAAAGGACATCATCTGTACTCCATCAGGGAAGATCCTTCTCTGGGGACAGCAACCTCTTTAGCAGGCCCATTTGGGAACAAGGACAGGTCTCCAGGGGTTGGCGCTGCAGAGGAACTGATGAAGACCATCCAACAGCAGGCTCCAACTGAACCAGAGACAAGCCAGTTGGTGAAGCCAGGCGAAGACAATTTAAACACCAAGATAATGTCGCCTTATGTGGCCagtggggctgagagagggagttCACCCCAGGTGGCCCCTGGTCATCAAAGTAAAGCTGAATCCACCAAAGAGAAACCACGAGATGCCACTCTAGATGATCGGGATGTTTCGCTTGCATCGTCAAAGatttcccctcacagctccgacACGTCTCCCACACAACAGAGGTCCATCTCTGGACTAACTGAGGGGTCAAACCCCTTAGTGCGGCATCCCACTCAGTCACCTATGACTGAACCCATGCAAGCAACACATACATCTGGTCAGAGAGTCAAGGAGAGTCAAGTCCCAGAGGATTCCAAAGAAAAAGAGGGGGGCATGGTTCCCCATCCGTGGTCATTGCTCCAAAGCCCGGCGCATATACCTCCACCAGAGGTGCAGTCCTCTGACTGTCTGCCTAAGTTCACCAGCCAAAGACCACCCAACCTGCACCTGCCCACTAGCATGGGTCGAAGGAGCCTTCCTATCAATTGGAACGGATCAAACAACGCCACACTCCCCAGCCAAAG ACTACCACCTGCACCACTGAAGTCCAGAGAGCCAGGCCAGGATCCTTCAGCCCCATCCATCCATGCCTCTGGGTTGTCCCCCATCAGACAGCCTTCCTCCCAGTCTTCACTGGAGAGATCAGCCACCCTGCCTCCAGGTATTGGCCATCCCATGGATGCCAAGCCCCCCTCCGCCTTCAGCCCCAGTCTCCACCatcgctctccctctccaatCAGGGGactcccctgttcctctcccaccccttctGCCTTGACCAAGTCCCTGGCCGCCTTCTGCATCAGCCAGTCCATCAGCCAGAGTCTGGCCAAGAACAACGCTCGCCTCCAGGACCATGCCACCCCTTTCCCAGGTAGTCCAGCCCCTCTGGCTCCCGCTCCCACTGCATCCCCACTCAGGATGAGGTCTCCCTCCCCCAAACTCACCTCTGGCCCTAGTGGCCCCCCTCTGAGTCCCCCTTCCCCACTCCGGTCTACTTCACTTCGCTCCAGCCCATGcgcatccccatccccagccctgtccccccCACCATACCGCAGCCAGCACTCAGTCTCCCCAGCCCCCCCAGTCAGCCTGCATCACACcgcctcttcctctgcctccccCCGGCCCAGGCCTGTTGCCCTAGCCCAGCCACGTCATATTGGTTTGAATGGaaatagcaacaacaacaacaacaccactaaCGGAGGATTGGCCGTGAATCACCGGAAGCCACCGTTAGCGAGTACCAATAGTATACCCCATCCCCATGATTCTCACTGGAGTGGTTCTGCTCACACTTCCAACAGAGTGGCAAGGCCCTTCTCTGCCTCGGAGCCCAGCTCACGAGTgcagtccccctctccctccccatctccattCAGCAGGATCTGCTCCCCACCCCCTGTCCAGAATCATACAGGCCCTCTGATGAACAAGCCTCCCAACCCTAGAAGCACCCGGGCAGGAGGGGCTAGCCCCTTCAACCACCTGGGCCTCTCCCTGGAGCTCCCCAGGACCTCCTCAGCCTGCTCCTCAGGCATCACCTCCCCTCGTATTACCTCCCCACCGCCCATCGGGGTTCCTGCCAATGTGTGGGGAGTCGCCGCTCCTCAGCCGCGGCATGCCAAATTGGCATTCCcttcctcctccatagcctcaCCCACATGGAGAGGTGGcttatccccctccccctccattcaGAGAAGCTACAgcaccacctcccctcccccatctGGTTTCTCCTCATGCTCTCCAACCCCTTCTCAGAACCTGCGGAGGACCAAGGGGAGCAGCCTGCCCTTCCTCAGCCTGGCTGACCGACCACCCAGCCCAGtcaggaatgggagaaggtcatgggTAGAGAGCGGAAGGCGCAGGGCGGTGGGTGCGGAGCAGGAATCTGGGCTGATGAGTCCCCGAGGGGGATCCTACTCCAACAGTGACTCCTACAGCGGCTCCAACAGCGGCTCCCCATCCTGCCTCAGCCCCTGCACCTTGTCCCCTGTCAGACTGGCCCCTGGGAAGAGCAACCACGGCGGGCAACACTTCACCAGCATTGCCTGGCCCGACGTACGAGAACTCCTGACCAAGTATGACAGTGGGGACAGCCCTGACCGGAGCGCTCTGACTTCCCCTGTCTGGCCTCAGGATGAGTGGGGTGACCCAGACCTTGGGGAGGACAGTTGCCGGAGCCGCCTGATCTGTGCCTATGTGCCTCGGGCCTCCCCAGCCCCAGACATGAGCGCACCCATCCAGTGCCCTAACAGGAGTGAGCCAAAGCCAGAGGACGCCTCCTCAATGCAGGCAGCCAGAAGGACTCTAAAGACTAGCTATGCTACCACTGTGAACCTGCAGATTGCTGGCAGTGGGCGAATCACTTCCTTCAGCAACACCCAGGTGAGCTTGAGCCAGACCTTAGCCCCTGTGGTAGACAGCCAGGGCAGACGGAGGGTCAGCATCAATGCCTGCAACCTCACCCTTCCTGTTCCCCAGAACTGCAACAGGCTGTGA
- the LOC135552649 gene encoding serine/arginine repetitive matrix protein 2-like isoform X1, with protein MNTIEDDANQSPQSSSTPQRRPRRAFPCFWRGTCPTAAAGGSLLQLKTSKQHFMVRVVRMLLKGFLLSCFLVVPRSVGAERFGMFLMESKHAFVCFPQTIPIFSLNPVSSKAGSEGELCHGADNLGYSGSTKTLASSVMEVEAEAEHLDPCLGLEDEDLSPLSLPPTLSITEEIMQFINQSRVREGMAELKHDIVWDSPLDESLEDQTTEPPPCPVAQQENDQLQPSPTEETYKSQDPHPNSPEEITVQLEGSRTKMEDQTLPSRLSSESSEEGGCEGGESTALPSDVKEEMPQEESTSAKETETVEERTTSEVEDEQTVKTPTPLSPVSLSDKREREKELCFDLPNEDKPSEAPISHLSIPKDTVQSPLEPKKETQLTKSDRQIIEKIRSYYEAAEAEAGDAGEGDSIPTPRRNSFSLIIPTGLVKDSVSRFAVFGHQDSLCDSESGRSDGGAEPEPELELPDQGEGALSPDCSSTSAAGSQEDHSQAPGQGEPAVEECSRFEPGSELLPYKELMKEWKEKEKVGAAVSTEKEITLNLLTDINKEPSCSDEAAKVITEDQQVINGHGPIPSDLDSEPKEAQKDSTVPPLTGLHDSKTAPVSQAGLGRIRDRSSLTGNLEGLPNQIKVGRWSRHCKMVSSSQTLYEGAAVADVAGIGLFEASPGDPCLVENSERILSKVQMLARMYSAKASIMKVPLHHKRVCVGRAPWTGTTRHSVPPQAQPPQQHHGEKITVKRAQSHSTGCQEITSVSSEPQLFGHVLVSEQLSPTYRQQENSYVLAGPRDSFSNLGSTSITSPPSSPLTTPPKNPHFGPDEVVMTAVEGKLMVNQSEEVISEAEMQRPHSKKGFPVQEGPIQGVRIEVPADGHPGTPEMSVNLSRTQAEQKGHHLYSIREDPSLGTATSLAGPFGNKDRSPGVGAAEELMKTIQQQAPTEPETSQLVKPGEDNLNTKIMSPYVASGAERGSSPQVAPGHQSKAESTKEKPRDATLDDRDVSLASSKISPHSSDTSPTQQRSISGLTEGSNPLVRHPTQSPMTEPMQATHTSGQRVKESQVPEDSKEKEGGMVPHPWSLLQSPAHIPPPEVQSSDCLPKFTSQRPPNLHLPTSMGRRSLPINWNGSNNATLPSQRLPPAPLKSREPGQDPSAPSIHASGLSPIRQPSSQSSLERSATLPPGIGHPMDAKPPSAFSPSLHHRSPSPIRGLPCSSPTPSALTKSLAAFCISQSISQSLAKNNARLQDHATPFPGSPAPLAPAPTASPLRMRSPSPKLTSGPSGPPLSPPSPLRSTSLRSSPCASPSPALSPPPYRSQHSVSPAPPVSLHHTASSSASPRPRPVALAQPRHIGLNGNSNNNNNTTNGGLAVNHRKPPLASTNSIPHPHDSHWSGSAHTSNRVARPFSASEPSSRVQSPSPSPSPFSRICSPPPVQNHTGPLMNKPPNPRSTRAGGASPFNHLGLSLELPRTSSACSSGITSPRITSPPPIGVPANVWGVAAPQPRHAKLAFPSSSIASPTWRGGLSPSPSIQRSYSTTSPPPSGFSSCSPTPSQNLRRTKGSSLPFLSLADRPPSPVRNGRRSWVESGRRRAVGAEQESGLMSPRGGSYSNSDSYSGSNSGSPSCLSPCTLSPVRLAPGKSNHGGQHFTSIAWPDVRELLTKYDSGDSPDRSALTSPVWPQDEWGDPDLGEDSCRSRLICAYVPRASPAPDMSAPIQCPNRSEPKPEDASSMQAARRTLKTSYATTVNLQIAGSGRITSFSNTQVSLSQTLAPVVDSQGRRRVSINACNLTLPVPQNCNRL; from the exons ATGAATACCATCGAGGACGACGCCAATCAG agccCCCAGAGTTCATCTACACCCCAGAGAAGGCCAAGAAGAGCCTTCCCCTGCTTCTGGAGGGGAACCTGTCCTACCGCCGCGGCAGGAGGCAGTCTG CTCCAACTAAAGACTTCGAAACAGCATTTCATGGTGAGAGTGGTGAGAATGCTTCTTAAAGGATTTTTGTTATCTTGTTTCCTGGTAGTGCCTCGGTCAGTCGGGGCTGAAAGATTTGGTATGTTTTTAATGGAAAGTAAACACGCATTTGTTTGTTTCCCACAAACCATTCCTATCTTCTCATTGAATCCAGTCTCTTCAAAG GCTGGCAGCGAGGGGGAGCTGTGTCATGGGGCAGATAACCTGGGATACTCAGGCAGCACCAAAACCCTGGCCTCCTCTGTGATGGAGGTGGAAGCTGAGGCAGAGCATCTGGACCCCTGCCTGGGCCTGGAAGATGAGGATCTATCCCCCCTGAGCCTCCCGCCCACCCTCTCCATCACCGAGGAGATCATGCAGTTCATTAACCAGAGCCGCGTGCGAGAGGGAATGGCCGAACTCAAGCATGACATAGTATGG GATTCACCCCTGGATGAGTCTCTGGAGGACCAAACAACTGAGCCACCTCCATGTCCAGTTGCTCAGCAAGAAAATGACCAGCTGCAGCCTTCCCCTACAGAGGAGACTTACAAGTCGCAAGACCCCCATCCCAATAGTCCAGAGGAGATAACAGTGCAACTGGAGGGGAGCAGAACCAAAATGGAAGACCAAACTCTTCCATCCCGTCTGTCCAGTGAGTCCTCAGAGGAGGGAGGTTGTGAAGGTGGAGAGTCAACAGCTTTGCCATCTGATGTCAAAGAGGAGATGCCTCAGGAGGAGAGCACATCAGCCAAAGAAACCGAGACAGTTGAGGAAAGAACTACATCAGAGGTGGAGGACGAGCAAACGGTCAAAACCCcgacacctctctctcctgtaaGCCTCTCTGacaaaagggagagggagaaagaactcTGTTTTGACCTCCCCAACGAGGACAAACCCTCAGAAGCTCcaatctctcatctctccatcccaaaGGACACTGTACAGAGCCCTCTGGAGCCCAAGAAAGAGACCCAGCTCACCAAGTCCGACAGGCAGATCATCGAGAAGATCCGCAGCTACTACGAGGCAGCTGAGGCTGAGGCAGGAGATGCAGGAGAAGGTGACAGCATCCCCACCCCCAGGAGAAACAGCTTCTCCCTCATCATCCCCACCGGCCTGGTCAAAGACTCTGTGTCCCGCTTTGCTGTCTTTGGCCACCAGGACAGCTTGTGTGACTCGGAGAGTGGGCGCTCTGATGGAGGGGCAGAACCAGAGCCTGAGTTAGAGCTGCCTGACCAGGGAGAGGGAGCCCTCAGTCCAGACTGTTCCTCCACTTCTGCTGCTGGTTCCCAGGAAGATCACAGCCAGGCACCAGGTCAGGGTGAGCCTGCTGTGGAGGAATGTAGCAGGTTTGAGCCAGGGAGCGAGCTCCTCCCCTACAAAGAGTTGATGAAGGagtggaaagagaaggagaaagtagGAGCCGCTGTTAGTACAGAGAAGGAAATCACACTTAACCTGTTAACAGACATAAACAAAGAGCCCTCATGCAGTGATGAAGCAGCCAAAGTGATCACAGAAGACCAGCAAGTAATCAACGGCCACGGACCAATTCCAAGTGATCTGGACTCAGAACCTAAAGAGGCCCAGAAagactctactgtccctccacTTACAGGCCTCCACGACAGTAAGACCGCCCCAGTGTCCCAGGCTGGGTTGGGAAGAATCAGAGACAGGAGCTCCCTCACTGGGAACCTAGAGGGCTTACCCAACCAGATCAAGGTGGGCCGCTGGTCCCGCCACTGTAAGATGGTGTCCTCCAGCCAGACCCTGTACGAGGGGGCAGCGGTCGCAGACGTGGCAGGGATAGGCCTGTTCGAGGCCAGCCCCGGTGATCCATGTCTGGTGGAGAACTCGGAGAGGATCCTCAGTAAGGTTCAAATGCTGGCTCGCATGTACAGCGCCAAGGCCAGCATCATGAAGGTGCCTCTTCACCacaagagggtgtgtgtgggtcGTGCACCGTGGACCGGCACCACCAGGCACAGTGTCCCTCCTCAGGCCCAGCCGCCACAGCAGCATCATGGGGAGAAGATTACAGTAAAGAGAGCTCAGAGCCATTCCACTG GTTGCCAGGAGATTACTTCAGTCTCCTCAGAACCCCAGCTCTTTGGCCACGTCCTTGTCAGTGAACAGCTGTCCCCCACCTACCGCCAGCAGGAGAATAGCTACGTCCTGGCCGGACCCAGGGACAGTTTTTCCAACCTGGGATCTACGTCCAttacctctccaccctcctcccctctgacCACCCCACCAAAAAACCCTCATTTTGGGCCTGATGAGGTAGTGATGACTGCTGTGGAGGGGAAGCTTATGGTGAACCAGTCTGAGGAAGTCATCTCAGAAGCTGAGATGCAGAGGCCTCACTCCAAGAAGGGCTTCCCAGTCCAGGAAGGCCCCATCCAAGGGGTAAGGATTGAGGTTCCAGCTGATGGTCATCCAGGGACCCCAGAGATGTCTGTGAATCTCAGCAGGACTCAGGCAGAGCAGAAAGGACATCATCTGTACTCCATCAGGGAAGATCCTTCTCTGGGGACAGCAACCTCTTTAGCAGGCCCATTTGGGAACAAGGACAGGTCTCCAGGGGTTGGCGCTGCAGAGGAACTGATGAAGACCATCCAACAGCAGGCTCCAACTGAACCAGAGACAAGCCAGTTGGTGAAGCCAGGCGAAGACAATTTAAACACCAAGATAATGTCGCCTTATGTGGCCagtggggctgagagagggagttCACCCCAGGTGGCCCCTGGTCATCAAAGTAAAGCTGAATCCACCAAAGAGAAACCACGAGATGCCACTCTAGATGATCGGGATGTTTCGCTTGCATCGTCAAAGatttcccctcacagctccgacACGTCTCCCACACAACAGAGGTCCATCTCTGGACTAACTGAGGGGTCAAACCCCTTAGTGCGGCATCCCACTCAGTCACCTATGACTGAACCCATGCAAGCAACACATACATCTGGTCAGAGAGTCAAGGAGAGTCAAGTCCCAGAGGATTCCAAAGAAAAAGAGGGGGGCATGGTTCCCCATCCGTGGTCATTGCTCCAAAGCCCGGCGCATATACCTCCACCAGAGGTGCAGTCCTCTGACTGTCTGCCTAAGTTCACCAGCCAAAGACCACCCAACCTGCACCTGCCCACTAGCATGGGTCGAAGGAGCCTTCCTATCAATTGGAACGGATCAAACAACGCCACACTCCCCAGCCAAAG ACTACCACCTGCACCACTGAAGTCCAGAGAGCCAGGCCAGGATCCTTCAGCCCCATCCATCCATGCCTCTGGGTTGTCCCCCATCAGACAGCCTTCCTCCCAGTCTTCACTGGAGAGATCAGCCACCCTGCCTCCAGGTATTGGCCATCCCATGGATGCCAAGCCCCCCTCCGCCTTCAGCCCCAGTCTCCACCatcgctctccctctccaatCAGGGGactcccctgttcctctcccaccccttctGCCTTGACCAAGTCCCTGGCCGCCTTCTGCATCAGCCAGTCCATCAGCCAGAGTCTGGCCAAGAACAACGCTCGCCTCCAGGACCATGCCACCCCTTTCCCAGGTAGTCCAGCCCCTCTGGCTCCCGCTCCCACTGCATCCCCACTCAGGATGAGGTCTCCCTCCCCCAAACTCACCTCTGGCCCTAGTGGCCCCCCTCTGAGTCCCCCTTCCCCACTCCGGTCTACTTCACTTCGCTCCAGCCCATGcgcatccccatccccagccctgtccccccCACCATACCGCAGCCAGCACTCAGTCTCCCCAGCCCCCCCAGTCAGCCTGCATCACACcgcctcttcctctgcctccccCCGGCCCAGGCCTGTTGCCCTAGCCCAGCCACGTCATATTGGTTTGAATGGaaatagcaacaacaacaacaacaccactaaCGGAGGATTGGCCGTGAATCACCGGAAGCCACCGTTAGCGAGTACCAATAGTATACCCCATCCCCATGATTCTCACTGGAGTGGTTCTGCTCACACTTCCAACAGAGTGGCAAGGCCCTTCTCTGCCTCGGAGCCCAGCTCACGAGTgcagtccccctctccctccccatctccattCAGCAGGATCTGCTCCCCACCCCCTGTCCAGAATCATACAGGCCCTCTGATGAACAAGCCTCCCAACCCTAGAAGCACCCGGGCAGGAGGGGCTAGCCCCTTCAACCACCTGGGCCTCTCCCTGGAGCTCCCCAGGACCTCCTCAGCCTGCTCCTCAGGCATCACCTCCCCTCGTATTACCTCCCCACCGCCCATCGGGGTTCCTGCCAATGTGTGGGGAGTCGCCGCTCCTCAGCCGCGGCATGCCAAATTGGCATTCCcttcctcctccatagcctcaCCCACATGGAGAGGTGGcttatccccctccccctccattcaGAGAAGCTACAgcaccacctcccctcccccatctGGTTTCTCCTCATGCTCTCCAACCCCTTCTCAGAACCTGCGGAGGACCAAGGGGAGCAGCCTGCCCTTCCTCAGCCTGGCTGACCGACCACCCAGCCCAGtcaggaatgggagaaggtcatgggTAGAGAGCGGAAGGCGCAGGGCGGTGGGTGCGGAGCAGGAATCTGGGCTGATGAGTCCCCGAGGGGGATCCTACTCCAACAGTGACTCCTACAGCGGCTCCAACAGCGGCTCCCCATCCTGCCTCAGCCCCTGCACCTTGTCCCCTGTCAGACTGGCCCCTGGGAAGAGCAACCACGGCGGGCAACACTTCACCAGCATTGCCTGGCCCGACGTACGAGAACTCCTGACCAAGTATGACAGTGGGGACAGCCCTGACCGGAGCGCTCTGACTTCCCCTGTCTGGCCTCAGGATGAGTGGGGTGACCCAGACCTTGGGGAGGACAGTTGCCGGAGCCGCCTGATCTGTGCCTATGTGCCTCGGGCCTCCCCAGCCCCAGACATGAGCGCACCCATCCAGTGCCCTAACAGGAGTGAGCCAAAGCCAGAGGACGCCTCCTCAATGCAGGCAGCCAGAAGGACTCTAAAGACTAGCTATGCTACCACTGTGAACCTGCAGATTGCTGGCAGTGGGCGAATCACTTCCTTCAGCAACACCCAGGTGAGCTTGAGCCAGACCTTAGCCCCTGTGGTAGACAGCCAGGGCAGACGGAGGGTCAGCATCAATGCCTGCAACCTCACCCTTCCTGTTCCCCAGAACTGCAACAGGCTGTGA